The genomic window TGGACCATCACagacacatgcatgtgcacgtATGTGCTCACGCACACCAAGGAAAGAAACTCATCAACGCAAGTTAATTGACTGTATGTTCCTGATTTAAGATCAAGTTGTTctacatattattattgtacCTGCACTTTATTCAGTTTGATGTAATGTCACGCTGCCCCATAATTGTTACGGCATCCATAATCAATATCTTttataacaacaacacatctaATTTAGGGGTGGGCTGCACAATTTATCAGATATTAATGACAATCTCTATTTTCCCACAATTGAATGAACCCGATTGACTGCGTTTGAAATGGGTGCTCCACACCAAGTGTATGCTGCATATCAAATCAAGCCAGTCACCAGGCACGTGGCTTCACTTTTGATATGCCGTCGTGCCGCTGCATTCGCTCCCTGCAGAGGCCGTCTGTGAAAAACATTCCTGCCGTCCAGACTAGACGACTAATATATATGTTACTCTTAAATCAGCTGAAGAAGAACCTTAGTTTAAGTCATATTTTGATATTGTCCTCTGTTAGTTTCTTTTTGGATGAATAGTTTTGGTGCAACGTTTTTTGCTCCTAGGAGCTGTGAATAAGGACCAGTCTTATTATGATTCATAGATTTGTACATGAGCAGCAATGTAGCACAACATGGAACTCAAAGAAGTGCTCATGTGAATCTTAATCTCTTCATGAGCTCAATTTTGATTCACAAAATAGTCATTTTGGCCTTAATTGTGTGGCCCTAATTTAATAACAACGCGTCGGTGTGAAAGGGGTCGTTCATAATGAAGCCACAGTCGCATTATTACTTAATGCGTTGGCAATATTGTCTTTGTTACACTCGTGCCGATAAAGCATATTGAATTCAATTGAATCTGCTTTTTATATAACTCATGGCGAGTTGTTTCCAACCGAAGGGACAACCTCTTGAGCCTGTGTGGACACGGAGCTCTCAGTTGATGTTCCACTGAGCCCACTTCACATAACAGTGACGCTCACTCTTTTTGCCAGATGAATTGGTTTCCATGTGATACATCATCTCAACAGTGATGTTACTGTGACTCATCTCCCTAGTTTTTGTTAGATGAGGTaacctgtacttgtacatcaTACTGAACAGAAGGTTAGGTCAGTCAGCACGCAGACCCTGACACACATGTACTAGTGCATGTAATGCAAATATGTCAACATTTACTGTatgtacacagacacatgcacacacacacacacacacacacacacatgcactcccaCATCCTGCCTCGCTGCAGGAATGGAAGGAAAAGGGAAGGGGTAGATTCTCCACTGACTTTAGTCCCAGCCAATCACACAGCAGGTGACCTCAAGTCTGTTCCAATCCAAGCCAATCAGAGGTGATGATGAGCTCACACTTCTTCCCTTTCTGGGCCCTGATTTGCTGCTGTTGTGTGACACGGCAAGAGAAGCGTCTTTTGCTCTTCACATAGGAGCTTGTGTCATACACACAGAGGCAGGCAGGCCTGTTTGGGAGCTgttgacagagtgtgtgtgtgtgtgtgtgtgtgtgctgtcctGGTGCTTTGGCATCTACCAAGCATCCGCACCATCATCAATTATTCACAACCTCGGCAGTGCGTCCCTGTAtccgagcgtgtgtgtgtgtgtgtgtgtgcacatgtcaTGTGtatcacagtgtgtgtggtcTCAGCGGATCTTTGGGGAGACACATTCTCGCTGCTCCTCTCGCAGAATCTgcttttcctctctgcttcctgcAACATGGGCTCCTTTCTGTGGATATTTAACACGGTGCTTCGTTTATGGACACTGAACCGAGCTCCGAAGGCTTTTCAGGTTGAAGTCTTTTCCTGGCCAGAGCTGCGgacgtgttttgttttttagcgGTCTAGCGCTTTCATCATCCGAACTGTATTTTGGGCGATAAACCTGCACCTTTCTGTTTCTGGATCTCTTGTGTTCGTTTGTCAAAATGCCTGAAGCTAATTAtctgctctctgtgtcctgGGGGTATATAAAGGTAAGATGTGGTCTCGGATTAGTCTGTTTAAATCAATTATtcaggctttttctttttttgacacCTTTTTCAATGTGATTGTTCCTATTCATTTCTagagagttttttttgtaaCGGAGATTCATCCTCGACACATATTTGGATGCAGCATTATATGACCACACATGGAAAACACTTTCTGCATGTTGCTCCTCCAACATGTCAAAAAGCTTGTGACATTTCTGGATCAATCATCCATTTTGATACCACTGTGATGGAGAGGGCTGATAATGCCTGCACTGTACTTTGAAAGGTGTAAACATGGCTGGAGGTGCGGCAGAGAGGAACATACGTAGTTACATTTTCAAGAGAATTTAATTTCAAAAGCGCAGTGTAAATTGTTAAACTCTCACCGGTTATTTTGGGTATTTTAAACTCTTAGATGGAATAAATCAGCAACTCTTACAGCTCTGTGAAGACTTTTTTAGGTCAACAATCCTCTCGGTAGTTGAGATGCTCCACATTTTATTGATGTTATGGGGGATGGTTTTTAGGTTAGCCACACATTTGAATACAAAAAGCAAACATCTATCTTTTTCAGTGATCTTATCTCTTATTTGTTATAGTAATAAATACTTTGCGTGTCTTGTTAATACAGCTCGACGTGTCATGTATTTGTCATTTTGCTCCCCTGCAGGCTCTTATTACCTGACAAAAGCACACCACAGATGGCTCTTTGCCTGTCGTGTCTCCATTTTAAAAGCCACCCAATGAATACCCGTGGGTGTTACTCAATAGGATGTCAATACACGATTGTGAAGAAAGCACTCTGCAGTGTAGTAATGTCTATTTTTAAGTGATCAATATTGATGTATACTTAATCAATATACATAAATTGTGCATTTGGGCTGAAGCCAGAATGAGTCAGACAAAGCAGCAACTATTGTGCGggagttgtctttgttttccaaTCCGTTTTGTAACTGTTGTTCGGCAGCCACTTCAGAAAGCCCCTGATTTCAAGCATCCTCCTCCACGTCAATCAGTTTGGTCTTCAAATCAAAACCTGCAGCTAAATTTGGGCCTGCCACTCCAATTACAGCAGACAGGGGAGACCGAAGAGagaagagggtgagggagaggcagaggaaacaggaaaacagaaatttaaaaagaaacaatgtgGGAAATTGGGTTTCTGATTACGTACATACCTGCACTGTGTTTGTGCGCACGTGTTGAACCAGAAATGGTGCCGTTCCTGGTGCAGCTCTTGTGATGTGACTGGAAGAGGCAAAGTTTATTTGTCTCTGAAATTGTTTTTGTGGTCTCTGTGTTATTATTGGgaaatatttattcaaatatgtGTATGTTACCTGGGTATCAGCTGGAAATTGTGATATTTCTGCCCTGTATTACACACTGGGAAACCTTTGctcatctctctgtgtgtgtgtgtgtgtttgtgtgtgtgtgtgtgtgtgtgtgtgtgtgtgtgtccctctttCAGTTCAAGAGGATGTTGAACAGGGAGCTCACTCACCTATCAGAGATGAGCCGCTCTGGGAACCAGGTGTCTGAGTTCATCTCCAGCACCTTCCTGGGTGAGTGATGACACAAGATAGACTCACCggtttggaataaaaaaataatctcctTTTCTCTGAGAAGTCAAAATGAATACGATGCCAAGCTTCAGAGTGAGTTCATGGAGTCATGATGTGTGTGTAGCCAAGAGCATGCAGTACAACAGAATGCTTCTGAAACACTGTTTAAAATGCCAGAACAAttaatctgttttgttttacttcaaCCTGGATGTAGTTCATATTTAATTCAGCCACTATTTACAGGAATTTTTCTGGTTGAACCACTACAACATTAAATGTGCAACAAAAGGCTCCGCCGTCCTCATATTCTCCTCCCACTGGTGTTTCACGGGGTTTCTCTAGACAAGCAACATGAAGTGGAGATGCCAACCCCTCAGAcgcagaaggagaaggagaagaagaacaagccCATGTCTCAGATCATTGGGGTGAAAAAGCTGCAACACTCCTCCAGCCTCACAAACTCCAATATCGCTCGCTTCGGAGTCAAGACCGAGACCGAGGATGAGCTAgctacggtgtgtgtgtgggtcctgaCAGACCACGCAGCAACTAAATTAAATTGCACATTCACATAAATACAGTGTACAATATCTAACATGTACGTTGGCTTCGGGGCTCAGGTGATAATTGTGTATCTAATTCTTTTCTTCAGGAGCTCGAGCATGTGAATAAATGGGGCCGTAACGTTTTTAAAATCGCAGAGTTCTCTGGGAATCGGCCACTGACAGTCATGATGTACACGATATTCCAGGTAACGACTgtgacgtcttttttttttttttttttcctctcttcacaATCTTTCACTACAAAATGAAACCATGTTGACCAAAATATTGCTCTCGTGTTTTTATGGTTTGTAGGAGAGAGACTTgctcaaaacatttaaaattccaCTTGACACCTTTATAACATACCTGATGACCTTAGAAGACCATTATCATGGCGACGTGGCCTACCATAACAACATCCATGCTGCTGACGTCACCCAGTCAACTCACGTGCTGCTATCCACCCCTGCCCTCGAGGTGAGGCGCATGTGCACTTACACAGCGaatgaacacatgcacagacatacATGTACGCACTAACACGCTTCCACAATCAGCTTCAATCAAACTCCAGCTCAAAGTCCAATCAATGGCTCTTACTTGCAAGGATATTTTTTGATTCTCTCATCAATGCCctaccccctcccctctgtgcTCGGCTCTTTTCTTCCAGGCTGTGTTCACAGACCTTGAGATCCTATCTGCCATCTTTGCCAGTGCGATCCACGACGTAGACCATCCTGGTGTCTCCAACCAGTTCCTCATCAACACCAGTGAGTCTAAATATGGCGCTGTCTTAGCAGCTACGTCAGTGCCTCAGCAGTGTCATTAGTGCGTATTCACAAACAAGAACAGTCTGTTACCCAGGTGGGAACATGCACACTGTAGCTTCtgcctcatacacacacacacacacacacacacacacacacacacacacacactcacacgctcacacactcacactagcATTTTGCAGACAATTAACCTTTCTCTGATACAGGAAACGTCACATATAAACCAAACTTGGATGCATAGTTACTGCACATGGATggttaaaatattttaaacagtacacacatgcacattatcTGCATGCACATGTGCCCCATTGTTGTCGTGTATAATGCTTTAACAAGTGATTCCAAGGACGGGGAGTTCAAAGAGAGAATCAatatctcccacaatgcaatagTAGCCTTTCCTTGTAGCACCTCATCACTCAAGCTAACGTGTTCTAAGGAAGCAAACATCCCTTCAAAGACTTGGATGTAGTAGACCACTGCATAGGGAAACCTTTGTAGTATAAATGCTGTTGTTAGGGTAACAAGGTGGGATAGTAGTTATGCCACACACATTGCAAAATatcatattttctcatttaCCGCTCACGGCATCTAACCATGCAGACGTGTGTTTGCCCTGCGGATCCTGTGCAGCCGCACCAGACGGGTTCGTCATGCTGGTCCAAAGATAACTTTGTTTTAAGAGATGTTGTTTTTGCAGTCGATCAACATCAGCCTGTATGTCTGTGTTAGTCTAAGGCAGGCGTATCATCTGTCAACACcagacacatttaaagataGCTGTTGGCAATTAAAAAGTCCTGAACCAGGGTGCAATACAATGAATCAAATGCCATTTGAACAGCAAAATATCTTTCCATAATTGGTCTTTGTTTATCTGTAGAAACCACAGATCTCACTGTTTTGGTTTTGATATAAGGGGCTTCCTATCTTTACACCTAACAGTGTTTTTTATTGCTGTGAGCGTCACAAATATACATTCTATTAACCTCCATATATCTCAAAATCTGGAAGAATAGAAGCAAAACTATCTGCAGAGTAGAGATGGAAGGGGGTGAACTGAGCCTCCCACCAGACGTACAGGGTTCATGATGTTGAGGCTGGTAGCTGAAGACTGAACCTCTGTTACTGCCCTGCTTTAACTGACTCACTCTCTCATGGCGGCAGGTGCCACAAATATTGCCTTGATTGGGCAAAAtagaggaaaacacaaacaaatggagTTTATATCCACTGGGTATTGCCTTAAGCAGTCATTCAGGGTCCCGTTACCAAAATGTGTGTTGCATCAGGGTTCAAGTAATACCTTATCAGAACAGAAAATACACtgcacaccctcacacacttaACTCATAACATGTGTCATGCTTCCTCTAAGCCCAAATGGGGAATCCCTGCAGTAAAGGCAGTGTGAGTCATCCCAGTTCGGAGCCACCAGACCGATCTTATGTCAGCCACAGAGCAACAGAGCAGGATCCCCGTTCTCCCCTCTGCTGCTCTGTTCCACTGTGGCCAAGACTAATGCATCTTAACGGAGGATCTAAATACAGCTAGAGGACCTTCACATGACCCGGAGTGGGGAGACCTCAGAGCACAACACGTGTCGGTGCTTTCTTCTGCCACTCGCAACGCCGAGGATGGATGATACACATATGATTTGAGTCCTATTAAGAGTGAACTCTGCAGCTCGTATTGGCATCGCATTCTgttgcaaatatatattttcttgcatttgtatattttttttacaaaataacctgttacatgtaaatgtcatgtttttataatACCATTTAAAACCCGAAAAACTGTAATTCCTCAAGCTAAAACGATGGATGCTGTGCTCCGTGCAGATTCAGAGCTAGCGTTGATGTACAACGACTCGTCGGTGTTGGAGAACCACCATCTAGCAGTTGGTTTTAAGCTTCTACAAGAGGAGAACTGTGACATCTTCCAAAATCTGaccaaaaaacaaagacaatcaCTGCGAAAGATGGTCATTGACATTGTAAGTGAGAAGAAATATGAAGTGGAATGCATTCTACAATCCCTTTATTTCTGTATTGCATGCTAACGGTTTGTTCTGGGTATTGCCAGGTGCTAGCAACCGACATGTCCAAGCACATGAATCTACTGGCTGATCTGAAAACTATGGTGGAAACCAAGAAGGTGACCAGCTCTGGTGTCTTGCTGCTGGACAACTACTCTGACAGGATACAGGTCAGACTAACCAGTAACAGAAAGATCCGTAACACTGTGATTTGGTGATTTTAATAGTCAAAGAATCGCCGGGTCCCCTTGAAGGTTCTGCAACATTTAGGCTTCTGAAAACCTTTCACATCTGGAGAAAAGGTGCCTCCTTGTCACTGTAATATGGTAGCTTCCCCCATTTTGGACTCGCTGGTTTTCTCTATTTTCTTAAAAGTACATAGGAACACATTAGTCACATCAAAGCTGAACTCGCAGCACAAATTGACCACAACAATTTCATTAAAATCAGATGACTTGAGCCTGAAACTTAGCGCTGGGACTGAGCTCTTGGGTTTCGCCCGTACCCTCAACATGGAACACGTGGGCACCTTCTTTTAATACCTTTCTGTTTTTTCATATTCAGGTCCTCCAGAACATGGTGCACTGTGCAGATCTGAGCAACCCCACCAAGCCGCTCCAGCTGTATCGGCAGTGGACGGACCGCATCATGGAGGAGTTCTTCACCCAGGGGGaccgagagagggagcgaggcaTTGAGATCAGCCCTATGTGTGACAAACACAACGCCTCGGTAGAAAAGagccaggtaacacacacacacacacacacacacacacatatgtgcatACACGTCTATATTGTGCACCGACTAAATTACCTATTCTTTCCCCGTGCATCCTGTAGGTTGGTTTTATAGACTATATCGTTCACCCTTTGTGGGAGACCTGGGCTGACCTGGTCCACCCGGATGCTCAGGACATCCTCGACACATTGGAAGACAACAGGGAGTGGTACCAGAGCACCATCCCCCAAAGCCCCTCTCCTGCCTTGGACGACCCCGAAGACGGCACTCGGCCCCCAGGAGGGGACAAGTTCCAGTTTGAGCTCAccctggaggaggatggggagtcGGACACTGAGAAAGACAGCGGCAGccagccggaggaggaggaggatgacgaggaggaggaggaggaggaagaagacgaggacgaagacgacgaGGACGAGAACAGCTGTACTGACTCTAAAACGCTCTGTACGCAGGACTCTGAATCAACAGAGATTCCTTTGGACGAACAGGTGGGggaggatgaagtggaggaggaggaggaggaggaggtaacggaagaagaggagaagacaaCCTGCACACAACCTTGTGTTGTGGAGGAAGAGGtagcagagcaggaggagggagaggagaaagaggaagccCCCCACACATAGCAGTTTATGGACAGCACCTGATTAACTGTTCTTCTTAGTAATGACAGATGATTATTTATAGAATATTTTTTGGGTTTTGTggagtctgtctgtgttttttataCATCTATGTTTATGGTTCCAAAGCGTGTGCTGCTCTCCACCTCGGCCACTCCTCCCGTCAGCTTTGTTCAGACACGCCCACCGGTACTCCTTCAAGTTTTTTTGCACTCAGGAAAACTCCTCTCCATTCCCGTCTGTACTGAAGTGGTGTGCCCTTGTTTCACTTTTACGCCTCCGTTTCACCAGCTTGAGTTTAGTCCACGGACGAGCAGTCTGCTCAGTGCTGTCCGCACAACACATAATATCCCATTTTCCTTCCGCTTCGCCTCAGCCTTGCCTGGAGGTTTAGCCGTGTTTCTGTGTTTAAGTGCCCACACTCTGCAGAGACGGTTATCGGCGTTTTCGAAGGAGCAGCCCCATCTCGGTTAGGTCATGTTCTCCCCTCTGCAAGGGGCATTTTTTTTGCTGCCGTTCCTCTGAAAACCCGACGGGACGCTGCAGAGATGAAAGCTGCAGCACCCTGGGGGGCTTTTTCCAGACACATTTCTGATGTAGAAGTCTTCCTTGAAAACCTGACTGATACAAAGCTCAAATCTGCACAGCGATGGCGCTGTCCTAGACCTCTTTAAGTTTTGTATCGTACTGTATGTAAGATTCAGATATTTTCTAGAATTTACTTTTGCAATCTGAGGCTTTCCTTTTGTTggcaaagaagaaaagataacTTTTGGAAACCAGTGGGGAGGAATGTGTCACAGATATTCAGTGTTTTGAAGGGATGTCTTCACATTACATTCGGCGTGTTCTGAGGTGTTTGCACTCGCTCCAATAGCATGTATACGACTATTCCCATGCCACTAGACCCACAACTGGTTAGTCAAACTAGTCCAATTTATTCATAATAACTATTATTCGGGTAAGAGTTTTCACTGAGAAGGGTTCAGGAACCTTATGCTTTACTCTCATTGAAACAGTTTATGATGCGGATGAAGCCttcacattttattgttgttgcctGCAGTTCCTTTGAACACATCCTGAGACAATGCAATGCTTTGTAGTTGATACAaaaagcaccttttttttttctttttttttttttaagaagcttGATTCGTGTTCAGAGTATTCAGAAATATTAATGCTGTTAAAAACCACTGGTGTGATTTCATACCAATGTTCTGGGAGATTTTTATTGTCCATTTCGTTTGATGTGCACATCACCAACAGCTGCATACCTGCTTGTTTCTAGACACATTTCTGTTGAGCGGGGTCAATTTATTCTTCATCAAAACATTACACAACATTAAACCCAGTTGCTGTCTTTGTTTTCGACAAGACAATCAGCTCCGTTGTGTCGTCATCAGACTATCCTCTAAGTAGATACTCTAATGCACtgatatgtattcatatatcaCCGCTTAAATACGTTTGATATGTTTAAACTCGCCAAAACACTCACTCATGAATACTTGGATTGAACAGTGCTGTCTCACACCTCGGCCAAGACACTCTTCctttttctatgtttctatCATTCTTTTCACTTTACACCTGATGCTATTATTTATTGGtatatttttctatttgttgAGTCGTTTTTGCAATATAACGGTGGTACAGTAA from Cyclopterus lumpus isolate fCycLum1 chromosome 9, fCycLum1.pri, whole genome shotgun sequence includes these protein-coding regions:
- the pde4d gene encoding cAMP-specific 3',5'-cyclic phosphodiesterase 4D isoform X4 gives rise to the protein MCVCVCRCNVDGKSLTMSIILKPRSRSTSSLKNTEGICFDVDNGTSSGRSPLDPMASPGSGLILQANFVHSQRRESFLYRSDSDYDLSPKSMSRNSSIASDIHGDDMIVTPFAQVLASLRTVRNNFGALTNLQQDRASNKRSPMCNPPPITKTTFTEEAYQKLATETLEELDWCLDQLETLQTRHSVSEMASNKFKRMLNRELTHLSEMSRSGNQVSEFISSTFLDKQHEVEMPTPQTQKEKEKKNKPMSQIIGVKKLQHSSSLTNSNIARFGVKTETEDELATELEHVNKWGRNVFKIAEFSGNRPLTVMMYTIFQERDLLKTFKIPLDTFITYLMTLEDHYHGDVAYHNNIHAADVTQSTHVLLSTPALEAVFTDLEILSAIFASAIHDVDHPGVSNQFLINTNSELALMYNDSSVLENHHLAVGFKLLQEENCDIFQNLTKKQRQSLRKMVIDIVLATDMSKHMNLLADLKTMVETKKVTSSGVLLLDNYSDRIQVLQNMVHCADLSNPTKPLQLYRQWTDRIMEEFFTQGDRERERGIEISPMCDKHNASVEKSQVGFIDYIVHPLWETWADLVHPDAQDILDTLEDNREWYQSTIPQSPSPALDDPEDGTRPPGGDKFQFELTLEEDGESDTEKDSGSQPEEEEDDEEEEEEEEDEDEDDEDENSCTDSKTLCTQDSESTEIPLDEQVGEDEVEEEEEEEVTEEEEKTTCTQPCVVEEEVAEQEEGEEKEEAPHT
- the pde4d gene encoding cAMP-specific 3',5'-cyclic phosphodiesterase 4D isoform X1, producing the protein MDPASRTVGTASLAAGGGTGVNAKAPKHLWRQNQPALSPLHHALVVRKNDRVRQRGFSDTERYLKPSNMDRTYAVDTGHRPGLKKSRMSWPSSFQGLRRFDVDNGTSSGRSPLDPMASPGSGLILQANFVHSQRRESFLYRSDSDYDLSPKSMSRNSSIASDIHGDDMIVTPFAQVLASLRTVRNNFGALTNLQQDRASNKRSPMCNPPPITKTTFTEEAYQKLATETLEELDWCLDQLETLQTRHSVSEMASNKFKRMLNRELTHLSEMSRSGNQVSEFISSTFLDKQHEVEMPTPQTQKEKEKKNKPMSQIIGVKKLQHSSSLTNSNIARFGVKTETEDELATELEHVNKWGRNVFKIAEFSGNRPLTVMMYTIFQERDLLKTFKIPLDTFITYLMTLEDHYHGDVAYHNNIHAADVTQSTHVLLSTPALEAVFTDLEILSAIFASAIHDVDHPGVSNQFLINTNSELALMYNDSSVLENHHLAVGFKLLQEENCDIFQNLTKKQRQSLRKMVIDIVLATDMSKHMNLLADLKTMVETKKVTSSGVLLLDNYSDRIQVLQNMVHCADLSNPTKPLQLYRQWTDRIMEEFFTQGDRERERGIEISPMCDKHNASVEKSQVGFIDYIVHPLWETWADLVHPDAQDILDTLEDNREWYQSTIPQSPSPALDDPEDGTRPPGGDKFQFELTLEEDGESDTEKDSGSQPEEEEDDEEEEEEEEDEDEDDEDENSCTDSKTLCTQDSESTEIPLDEQVGEDEVEEEEEEEVTEEEEKTTCTQPCVVEEEVAEQEEGEEKEEAPHT
- the pde4d gene encoding cAMP-specific 3',5'-cyclic phosphodiesterase 4D isoform X3 codes for the protein MQEDERSGDDSQRDSVSDDSSDSPEPGPVNCMELFQVRRLSCRTIQLPPLAFRQAEQYYCDRKSEPDTVTVPPRPTTLPLRTPPLIAITSADTSSFDVDNGTSSGRSPLDPMASPGSGLILQANFVHSQRRESFLYRSDSDYDLSPKSMSRNSSIASDIHGDDMIVTPFAQVLASLRTVRNNFGALTNLQQDRASNKRSPMCNPPPITKTTFTEEAYQKLATETLEELDWCLDQLETLQTRHSVSEMASNKFKRMLNRELTHLSEMSRSGNQVSEFISSTFLDKQHEVEMPTPQTQKEKEKKNKPMSQIIGVKKLQHSSSLTNSNIARFGVKTETEDELATELEHVNKWGRNVFKIAEFSGNRPLTVMMYTIFQERDLLKTFKIPLDTFITYLMTLEDHYHGDVAYHNNIHAADVTQSTHVLLSTPALEAVFTDLEILSAIFASAIHDVDHPGVSNQFLINTNSELALMYNDSSVLENHHLAVGFKLLQEENCDIFQNLTKKQRQSLRKMVIDIVLATDMSKHMNLLADLKTMVETKKVTSSGVLLLDNYSDRIQVLQNMVHCADLSNPTKPLQLYRQWTDRIMEEFFTQGDRERERGIEISPMCDKHNASVEKSQVGFIDYIVHPLWETWADLVHPDAQDILDTLEDNREWYQSTIPQSPSPALDDPEDGTRPPGGDKFQFELTLEEDGESDTEKDSGSQPEEEEDDEEEEEEEEDEDEDDEDENSCTDSKTLCTQDSESTEIPLDEQVGEDEVEEEEEEEVTEEEEKTTCTQPCVVEEEVAEQEEGEEKEEAPHT
- the pde4d gene encoding cAMP-specific 3',5'-cyclic phosphodiesterase 4D isoform X5, which translates into the protein MKPGKCPGVATDRSMMHLSPFPLRRHSWICFDVDNGTSSGRSPLDPMASPGSGLILQANFVHSQRRESFLYRSDSDYDLSPKSMSRNSSIASDIHGDDMIVTPFAQVLASLRTVRNNFGALTNLQQDRASNKRSPMCNPPPITKTTFTEEAYQKLATETLEELDWCLDQLETLQTRHSVSEMASNKFKRMLNRELTHLSEMSRSGNQVSEFISSTFLDKQHEVEMPTPQTQKEKEKKNKPMSQIIGVKKLQHSSSLTNSNIARFGVKTETEDELATELEHVNKWGRNVFKIAEFSGNRPLTVMMYTIFQERDLLKTFKIPLDTFITYLMTLEDHYHGDVAYHNNIHAADVTQSTHVLLSTPALEAVFTDLEILSAIFASAIHDVDHPGVSNQFLINTNSELALMYNDSSVLENHHLAVGFKLLQEENCDIFQNLTKKQRQSLRKMVIDIVLATDMSKHMNLLADLKTMVETKKVTSSGVLLLDNYSDRIQVLQNMVHCADLSNPTKPLQLYRQWTDRIMEEFFTQGDRERERGIEISPMCDKHNASVEKSQVGFIDYIVHPLWETWADLVHPDAQDILDTLEDNREWYQSTIPQSPSPALDDPEDGTRPPGGDKFQFELTLEEDGESDTEKDSGSQPEEEEDDEEEEEEEEDEDEDDEDENSCTDSKTLCTQDSESTEIPLDEQVGEDEVEEEEEEEVTEEEEKTTCTQPCVVEEEVAEQEEGEEKEEAPHT
- the pde4d gene encoding cAMP-specific 3',5'-cyclic phosphodiesterase 4D isoform X2 — protein: MKGHVYNSGGSRRRWNRSCPGCELLQGERLPLRLDLKLPHKLTVHLRLVPLHRNDPRQHLPQRHDRLARPLRLLLSVFHLCPTLGSTVTGFPVTRFDVDNGTSSGRSPLDPMASPGSGLILQANFVHSQRRESFLYRSDSDYDLSPKSMSRNSSIASDIHGDDMIVTPFAQVLASLRTVRNNFGALTNLQQDRASNKRSPMCNPPPITKTTFTEEAYQKLATETLEELDWCLDQLETLQTRHSVSEMASNKFKRMLNRELTHLSEMSRSGNQVSEFISSTFLDKQHEVEMPTPQTQKEKEKKNKPMSQIIGVKKLQHSSSLTNSNIARFGVKTETEDELATELEHVNKWGRNVFKIAEFSGNRPLTVMMYTIFQERDLLKTFKIPLDTFITYLMTLEDHYHGDVAYHNNIHAADVTQSTHVLLSTPALEAVFTDLEILSAIFASAIHDVDHPGVSNQFLINTNSELALMYNDSSVLENHHLAVGFKLLQEENCDIFQNLTKKQRQSLRKMVIDIVLATDMSKHMNLLADLKTMVETKKVTSSGVLLLDNYSDRIQVLQNMVHCADLSNPTKPLQLYRQWTDRIMEEFFTQGDRERERGIEISPMCDKHNASVEKSQVGFIDYIVHPLWETWADLVHPDAQDILDTLEDNREWYQSTIPQSPSPALDDPEDGTRPPGGDKFQFELTLEEDGESDTEKDSGSQPEEEEDDEEEEEEEEDEDEDDEDENSCTDSKTLCTQDSESTEIPLDEQVGEDEVEEEEEEEVTEEEEKTTCTQPCVVEEEVAEQEEGEEKEEAPHT